A region from the Pirellulaceae bacterium genome encodes:
- a CDS encoding PQQ-binding-like beta-propeller repeat protein, translating to MMENSPRNRRLMMYRQGCLGLLFLIVLPIQLAAEDWPQWRGPNRDGVWKNDKVLESFPTEQIPHKWSVSVAPGYSGPTVAKGLVYLTDRPETEEQLERVLCFDAATGKSVWKLTYPCEYQNIGYQAGPRASVTVDAGQAFALGAMGHLHVLDAVTGDVQWKSDLLDRFKIKIPIWGIAAAPIVTQDLVILMIGGRPDACIVALNRHTGEEVWRALSDRTSYAAPILIEQAGKRVLVCWTGDNIVGLNPADGQVYWKSEMPPKNMVIAIATPIVHKGRLFVTSFYDGAKMLQLDEKTTSVEEGWRARGPSELDTDALHSIMSTPIMIGDYVYGVDSYGELRCLEAETGKRIWEDQTATPRNRWSNIHLVRNGDRVWMFNERGELLIAKLSPTGFEEISRAKLIEPTEAQLKRRGKGVCWSHPAFADGHVFIRSDTQLVCASLLKGE from the coding sequence ATGATGGAAAATAGCCCCCGAAACCGAAGGTTAATGATGTATCGACAAGGTTGTCTCGGATTACTGTTTCTGATTGTTTTGCCAATTCAGTTGGCAGCTGAGGATTGGCCTCAATGGCGGGGTCCAAATCGTGACGGTGTCTGGAAAAACGACAAGGTGCTCGAATCATTTCCGACAGAACAGATTCCACACAAATGGTCCGTTTCCGTGGCTCCAGGATACAGCGGGCCGACGGTCGCTAAAGGTTTGGTTTACCTTACTGACCGACCGGAGACAGAGGAGCAGTTGGAGCGGGTCCTCTGTTTTGATGCGGCGACGGGTAAATCGGTTTGGAAGCTGACTTATCCTTGTGAGTATCAGAACATTGGATATCAAGCCGGCCCACGCGCTTCGGTGACCGTCGACGCGGGACAAGCTTTTGCGTTGGGTGCCATGGGCCATTTGCATGTTCTTGATGCAGTAACCGGTGACGTCCAGTGGAAAAGCGACCTGCTTGATCGGTTTAAAATCAAAATCCCGATCTGGGGTATCGCAGCCGCTCCGATAGTCACCCAAGACCTCGTCATCCTGATGATTGGAGGTCGTCCGGACGCTTGCATCGTCGCTTTAAATCGCCATACAGGCGAAGAAGTTTGGCGGGCTCTCTCTGATCGTACTTCCTACGCCGCTCCGATTCTTATCGAACAAGCTGGCAAACGGGTGCTCGTTTGTTGGACCGGTGACAATATTGTTGGCTTGAATCCTGCCGACGGCCAAGTCTATTGGAAATCGGAAATGCCGCCAAAGAATATGGTGATTGCGATTGCCACGCCCATCGTTCACAAAGGGCGACTATTCGTCACCTCGTTCTATGATGGTGCGAAAATGTTGCAGCTTGACGAAAAGACGACAAGTGTCGAAGAAGGATGGCGGGCCCGAGGCCCGAGTGAACTTGATACAGATGCATTGCATTCGATTATGTCGACTCCGATCATGATCGGTGACTACGTTTATGGCGTCGATAGCTATGGCGAATTGAGGTGTCTGGAGGCCGAAACAGGAAAACGGATCTGGGAAGACCAAACAGCGACGCCCCGTAATCGTTGGAGTAATATCCACTTGGTTCGCAATGGTGATCGTGTTTGGATGTTCAACGAGCGAGGTGAGTTGCTGATTGCGAAGCTATCACCGACTGGCTTCGAAGAGATCAGTCGTGCCAAGCTAATTGAACCGACCGAAGCTCAGTTAAAACGTCGTGGGAAGGGAGTCTGTTGGTCACATCCTGCCTTTGCTGACGGGCACGTCTTCATCCGTAGCGACACTCAACTCGTTTGTGCGAGCTTGCTGAAGGGAGAGTAG
- a CDS encoding glycosyltransferase family 4 protein codes for MRIIEMVSGTAVNGAVVTCLEITRAMLNLGHEVTLVCRPNSWIADQLEGELDIVYSSLKRWPTNELRRVASIARDRQIDVIHTHMSSANFFGVLLRRFWGIPCVATANNRYIQLHWMFNDHVVAASEATRKFHQRYNLVPKRRIEVVYNFIDDHRFHNAPDDAGPCFRQSLDIDQDALLIGTVGDVLQRKGLLYLVKALPAIIAEIPRAHVVSVGYLKQPYISVVREEAERLGVEDHITWAGYRNDVINVMSAIDVMALPTLEDNLPLAILEAMACSVPVVASEVGGIPECVIDGQTGYLVPPAKPHQLATALTAVLSNQEHRRSLGAAGRQRIRDNFSRDSQVDRIEQVFQRFAA; via the coding sequence ATGCGGATTATCGAAATGGTTTCGGGTACGGCGGTCAACGGTGCTGTCGTGACGTGCCTTGAAATCACACGAGCAATGCTCAATTTGGGTCATGAAGTGACGCTCGTCTGCCGCCCGAACTCATGGATCGCTGATCAACTCGAAGGCGAACTCGACATCGTCTATTCGAGCTTGAAGCGATGGCCAACTAACGAGCTTCGTCGCGTCGCATCAATCGCACGCGACCGCCAGATTGATGTAATTCACACACACATGAGCAGCGCTAATTTTTTCGGCGTACTGCTCCGGCGCTTTTGGGGTATTCCCTGCGTCGCGACTGCAAACAATCGGTATATCCAATTGCATTGGATGTTCAATGATCACGTTGTGGCAGCTTCCGAAGCAACCCGAAAATTCCATCAACGCTACAACCTTGTGCCAAAACGGCGTATTGAAGTCGTCTATAACTTCATCGACGACCACCGGTTTCACAATGCACCCGACGACGCAGGACCCTGTTTTCGACAATCATTGGACATCGACCAAGATGCGTTGTTGATCGGGACGGTAGGCGACGTGCTGCAGCGCAAAGGACTCTTGTATCTGGTCAAAGCTTTACCCGCAATTATCGCTGAGATTCCTCGAGCACATGTCGTGAGCGTCGGCTATCTTAAACAGCCTTACATCAGCGTCGTCCGAGAGGAAGCAGAACGCTTAGGCGTCGAAGATCATATTACCTGGGCCGGTTACCGAAACGACGTGATCAACGTGATGTCAGCAATCGATGTCATGGCATTACCTACCCTCGAAGACAACTTACCGCTCGCGATCCTGGAAGCAATGGCGTGCTCCGTTCCCGTGGTAGCAAGTGAAGTCGGCGGCATTCCGGAATGCGTCATCGATGGCCAGACCGGATATCTGGTTCCGCCTGCTAAGCCGCATCAATTGGCCACAGCACTAACGGCCGTTCTTTCCAATCAAGAACATCGACGGTCTCTGGGCGCGGCCGGACGTCAACGTATTCGCGATAACTTTTCACGTGACAGTCAAGTCGATCGAATCGAACAAGTGTTCCAACGATTCGCCGCCTGA
- a CDS encoding DinB family protein: MKTKDALRATMDMSLNVLNTYISDLSDADLMSRPSKDSNHLAWQLGHLISSEVKLLESVCPGKGAELPDGFAERHSKETCASDDAANFSTKQEYIDLYQKVRGSTLAALAELPDADLDLPSPEWIRKKYPSVGHMFTLIGSHPMMHVGQFAVVRRELAKPVLI, encoded by the coding sequence ATGAAGACAAAAGACGCATTACGAGCGACGATGGATATGAGCCTCAACGTACTCAATACGTACATCAGCGATCTGTCGGATGCAGATTTGATGAGCCGTCCATCGAAAGATTCAAATCACCTGGCTTGGCAACTAGGTCACTTGATTAGTTCAGAAGTCAAGTTGTTGGAATCAGTGTGTCCGGGCAAAGGCGCTGAGTTACCTGATGGCTTTGCGGAGCGACATAGCAAAGAGACTTGTGCCAGTGATGATGCGGCAAATTTCTCGACCAAGCAGGAATACATCGATCTGTATCAAAAAGTCCGTGGCTCAACACTCGCAGCCCTCGCGGAATTGCCGGATGCTGACTTGGATCTTCCGAGTCCCGAGTGGATTCGCAAAAAATATCCCAGCGTGGGTCATATGTTCACGTTGATCGGCAGCCATCCAATGATGCACGTCGGGCAGTTTGCCGTCGTTCGGAGAGAACTGGCCAAGCCGGTTCTCATTTGA
- a CDS encoding PQQ-binding-like beta-propeller repeat protein — protein MNRSLNLSLLVAGFMAIAIPRLSQAEWLQFRGPSGAGVLANSTYPTTWSVDDNIAWNSPLPGGGWSSPIVVGDRVFITMAVSKDIGRPKGFGGGVASMRGLSSRKPPQDPISFELHCLSLIDGSEIWKRVVDDRRPAFAIHPSNTYATESPAVSQDQVFVYFASTGVVACYDLAGEEIWKREIGAFRTSNNFGTASSVAVDDGKVFIQCDNEDQSFVVAFDAASGEEAWRKERDVSTSWSSPIVWKNRLRNELILCGSDSVISYEPNTGKQLWSLTGTGGTFSGSPTCDADRIYFGNSGRNSRGPLVAIAAGAEGELDVEDETSDKGIVWVQPSSGPGMASPVVVDGKLFVLSRSILTCHDAKTGERLYRNRLPAKSVAASLWSTNNQLFVLDEAGNTFVVEVAEDFELVGENSISGLFWSTPAVSTDCLLLRAADRLYCIRSTESP, from the coding sequence ATGAATCGGTCCCTCAACCTGTCGCTGCTCGTAGCCGGATTTATGGCGATCGCGATCCCGAGATTGAGCCAGGCAGAATGGCTCCAATTTCGTGGTCCCAGCGGAGCTGGAGTGCTCGCCAACTCAACCTACCCGACAACATGGAGCGTGGACGATAATATCGCCTGGAATAGCCCGTTGCCGGGTGGAGGCTGGTCGTCACCCATCGTGGTCGGCGATCGGGTGTTCATCACAATGGCCGTATCGAAAGATATCGGCAGACCGAAAGGATTTGGCGGCGGTGTGGCTTCGATGCGTGGCTTGTCCTCCAGAAAGCCACCGCAGGATCCGATCAGCTTTGAGCTTCATTGCCTCAGTCTGATCGATGGTTCCGAGATTTGGAAACGAGTGGTCGACGATCGCCGTCCGGCCTTCGCCATCCACCCGTCCAACACCTACGCAACCGAATCTCCGGCGGTAAGTCAGGATCAAGTTTTCGTCTATTTCGCCTCAACAGGTGTCGTTGCCTGCTACGACTTGGCCGGCGAAGAGATCTGGAAACGAGAAATCGGTGCATTTCGAACCTCGAATAACTTCGGCACCGCTAGTTCTGTTGCTGTGGATGATGGCAAAGTATTTATTCAATGCGACAACGAAGACCAGTCTTTTGTGGTGGCCTTCGATGCGGCCTCCGGTGAAGAGGCTTGGCGCAAAGAGCGAGATGTCTCCACCTCCTGGAGTTCACCCATTGTCTGGAAAAATCGGCTTCGCAACGAATTAATCCTGTGTGGCAGTGACAGCGTGATTTCCTATGAACCGAACACGGGCAAACAATTGTGGAGTCTGACCGGAACGGGAGGAACGTTCAGCGGCTCCCCCACCTGTGACGCCGATCGCATCTATTTCGGCAACAGTGGTCGCAACAGCCGTGGACCTCTCGTCGCGATTGCGGCGGGTGCAGAGGGTGAACTGGACGTCGAAGACGAGACTTCTGACAAAGGGATTGTCTGGGTTCAACCCTCATCCGGTCCTGGCATGGCATCGCCCGTCGTTGTCGATGGAAAACTGTTTGTGTTGAGCCGTAGCATTCTGACGTGCCATGACGCGAAAACGGGAGAACGACTCTATCGGAACCGATTGCCCGCCAAGAGTGTCGCCGCTTCCTTGTGGTCCACGAACAACCAACTGTTCGTGCTGGACGAAGCGGGAAACACCTTCGTTGTCGAAGTCGCCGAAGATTTCGAACTGGTGGGCGAAAACAGCATTTCTGGCCTCTTTTGGTCAACGCCCGCTGTATCGACTGACTGCCTTTTGCTGCGAGCAGCCGATCGACTCTACTGCATCCGGTCCACGGAATCTCCGTAA
- a CDS encoding Dabb family protein yields the protein MLDGQHSGHRRYGSIPIFFAVGMFLTLGVACNRQSVVEVQSDGDKEVAEVVSDKSDHLDGKVLRHAVFFKFKDSSSDEQVKEVVEAFRKLPVQIEEISDFEWGTNNSPEDHDDQYTHCFLLSFDNEEGRNEYLPHDAHVGEFADTLRPHLEKVFVIDYWGKSAKKPVDKALRHAVFFKFKEDAAEADIKKVEEAFAALPAKIDSIKAFEWGRNNSPENHDQGFTHCFMVTFDSEEGREAYLPHPDHTEFVQVLLPVLDQVRVLDYWAEK from the coding sequence ATGCTTGATGGTCAGCATTCCGGTCATCGTCGTTACGGCAGCATTCCAATCTTTTTTGCCGTGGGAATGTTCTTAACCCTCGGCGTTGCCTGCAATCGGCAATCGGTTGTTGAAGTTCAATCGGATGGCGATAAGGAGGTCGCAGAAGTGGTATCAGACAAATCGGATCATCTTGACGGAAAGGTTTTACGTCACGCAGTTTTTTTCAAGTTCAAAGACTCATCGTCGGACGAACAAGTGAAAGAAGTTGTCGAGGCATTTCGAAAACTGCCAGTACAAATAGAAGAGATTTCTGATTTCGAATGGGGCACCAACAACAGCCCAGAAGACCACGATGATCAATACACACACTGCTTCTTACTCAGCTTCGATAACGAAGAGGGACGCAACGAGTACCTGCCACATGACGCCCACGTCGGTGAATTCGCAGACACCTTACGACCGCATTTGGAAAAAGTATTTGTGATCGACTATTGGGGTAAGTCTGCGAAAAAACCTGTCGACAAAGCCCTAAGACACGCGGTGTTTTTCAAGTTCAAAGAAGATGCTGCCGAGGCAGATATCAAAAAAGTAGAAGAAGCATTCGCCGCCTTGCCCGCCAAAATCGATTCTATCAAGGCGTTTGAATGGGGTAGAAACAACAGTCCGGAAAACCATGATCAGGGTTTCACGCACTGTTTTATGGTGACGTTTGATTCAGAAGAAGGTCGGGAAGCCTACTTGCCCCACCCTGATCACACTGAGTTTGTGCAGGTCTTATTGCCTGTACTCGACCAGGTAAGAGTGCTCGATTATTGGGCGGAAAAGTAG
- a CDS encoding ABC transporter ATP-binding protein codes for MNSEWVDEDQPQKVNLRLWSKLLRYTLHYRRTTVSFTIVAFSLAASDLAFPIITGKLIADVEAHGADTNLVPYAWAFAAVSLALCASVWGFISRAGKIRTHVSHDIRRDAFQQLQQLSFSFYDTKPVGWLMARLTSDCNRLSNILAWGVMDFIWGIALMFGIACVMLYYNRLMALAVLSVVPLLFIVSIFFRKQILRASRLVRKANSKITAVYNEGIMGVRTSKVFVRGDANLQDFDRVSEELRSYSVRNSILSAVYLPIVLTIGSIAIAFALVTGGYQVIAGSLVVGEVVMFMYYAQLFFAPVQDMSAWFAELQMAQASAERVLSLVDAEPEIRDSAEVRATLEKCGTDGYPDEIHQIEFRNVGFCYREGPPIVKDFNLKVAAGETIALVGATGGGKSTLVNLLCRFYEPTEGQILFDGIDYRKRSLQWLQSNLGIVLQQPHLFSGMIADNIRYGHLEATIEEIQQAAKLAGAHEFICDLKAGYETQVGEGGNQLSLGEKQLVSFARAVLKRPRLLVMDEATSSIDTETERQIQIGLAQVLSGRTSFVIAHRLSTIRAADKIVVIDQGEIVEQGSHLELIQKAGVYHNLYTEQSMRDVVRIDTVIDD; via the coding sequence ATGAATTCTGAATGGGTTGACGAGGATCAGCCACAAAAAGTCAATCTGCGTTTGTGGTCAAAACTTCTGCGTTATACGCTCCACTATCGTCGGACAACTGTGTCGTTCACGATTGTCGCGTTTAGCTTGGCTGCTAGTGATCTGGCCTTTCCGATCATAACCGGGAAACTGATTGCCGATGTGGAAGCACATGGTGCGGATACCAATCTCGTACCCTATGCTTGGGCTTTTGCCGCAGTGTCCTTGGCGCTTTGCGCATCAGTTTGGGGATTTATCTCTCGTGCGGGTAAGATTCGCACCCACGTTAGCCATGACATTAGGCGCGACGCTTTTCAACAACTGCAGCAATTGTCATTTAGTTTCTACGATACCAAACCCGTGGGTTGGCTGATGGCTCGGCTGACCTCGGATTGCAATCGTTTATCAAACATTCTGGCATGGGGAGTGATGGACTTCATTTGGGGCATTGCTCTAATGTTCGGTATTGCTTGTGTCATGCTCTACTACAACCGGCTAATGGCACTCGCCGTTCTGTCGGTCGTGCCCTTGTTGTTTATTGTCAGTATCTTTTTTCGCAAGCAGATCTTGCGAGCATCGCGGTTGGTCAGAAAAGCCAATTCCAAGATTACGGCCGTTTACAACGAGGGCATCATGGGGGTACGAACATCCAAGGTGTTCGTGCGCGGTGATGCGAATCTCCAAGACTTTGATCGGGTCTCGGAAGAACTGCGGAGTTATTCAGTGCGGAACTCTATCCTCTCAGCGGTCTATTTGCCAATCGTATTGACCATTGGCAGCATTGCCATTGCGTTCGCATTAGTGACCGGCGGATATCAAGTGATTGCGGGTAGCTTAGTGGTGGGCGAAGTGGTGATGTTCATGTACTACGCACAACTTTTTTTTGCTCCGGTTCAAGACATGTCGGCCTGGTTCGCAGAACTTCAAATGGCACAAGCGTCAGCCGAACGTGTGTTGAGCTTAGTCGACGCAGAACCCGAGATTCGTGATAGTGCCGAGGTGAGGGCGACCCTTGAAAAGTGCGGGACCGACGGGTATCCGGACGAGATCCATCAAATTGAGTTCCGCAATGTGGGATTTTGTTATCGAGAGGGGCCTCCGATCGTCAAAGACTTCAATCTGAAAGTAGCCGCCGGCGAGACCATTGCCTTGGTCGGGGCAACTGGCGGTGGTAAATCAACACTCGTTAATCTGCTCTGTCGATTCTACGAACCTACCGAGGGTCAAATACTGTTCGACGGAATTGATTATCGCAAACGTAGTTTGCAGTGGCTGCAGTCAAACCTCGGTATCGTACTTCAACAACCCCACCTGTTCAGCGGCATGATTGCGGACAACATCCGCTATGGCCACTTAGAGGCGACAATCGAAGAGATTCAACAAGCAGCTAAATTGGCAGGAGCTCATGAGTTCATCTGCGATTTGAAAGCGGGTTATGAAACACAAGTCGGCGAAGGGGGCAATCAACTTAGCCTGGGTGAAAAACAGCTGGTATCATTTGCCCGCGCTGTCTTAAAGCGGCCGCGTTTGTTGGTAATGGACGAAGCAACATCGTCGATTGATACAGAAACGGAACGACAAATTCAAATTGGTTTGGCTCAAGTCTTGTCCGGTCGGACCAGCTTTGTGATCGCTCATCGATTATCGACGATTCGTGCGGCCGACAAGATCGTCGTGATTGACCAGGGCGAAATTGTCGAACAAGGATCTCACTTGGAACTCATCCAAAAAGCTGGTGTCTACCACAATCTCTATACGGAACAGTCGATGCGAGATGTGGTTCGTATTGACACTGTCATCGATGATTGA
- a CDS encoding ABC transporter ATP-binding protein codes for MHASSKRTLWELTAGQRLRYLAAIGAMAVGTVFLLSVPYVLKRALDALLTGQATMWQSLIPAAVTMVSFNAAYGGFTYLRGRWAAQASEGIVQQLRHRLYAHLERLPCSFHDHSDTGDLVQRCSSDVETIRVFLASQVVEIVRVSLFLLVAFPIMLSQDRRMTALSFCLIPMIIFFAVQFFRKVRALFQQVDEAEGRLTTVLQENLTGIRVVRAFARQEFETSKFLQRNGEFRDLEYRLFLALTNYWTLSDVLVFAQLGLVLIGGAYFVAEGQMTLGTWVLFWWLVRTIIWPVRHIGRVLADTGKATVSIGRIKEILMAEPESDEAKTDQPVEGLIEVRNLTFSYDEGRKALSDLTITIQQGETIALLGPPGAGKSTFVNLLVRLYDYQQGSIKIGGRELNTINRDSLRGAFGMVLQDPFLYSKTVRENVVIGRSAAADHEVEESAQAADIHENICGFAEGYGTKVGERGVTLSGGQRQRLAIARALLKNPAFLVMDDSLSAVDTKTEAHILRSLANRRGNQTTILIAHRLSSTRLADRILVFDHGRLVQQGSHDQLLLEDGAYRRLWRIQGTLEEEMAKDLSGGKRR; via the coding sequence TTGCACGCGAGTTCGAAACGCACCCTGTGGGAACTGACAGCCGGTCAGCGTTTGCGCTATTTGGCGGCGATTGGTGCCATGGCAGTCGGGACCGTTTTTCTGTTGTCGGTCCCCTATGTTCTGAAGCGAGCTCTGGATGCTCTGTTAACCGGCCAGGCTACGATGTGGCAGAGCTTGATACCAGCTGCAGTGACAATGGTCAGTTTTAATGCGGCTTATGGCGGTTTCACTTATTTGCGCGGACGTTGGGCGGCTCAAGCCAGCGAAGGCATTGTTCAGCAACTGCGTCATCGTCTCTACGCGCATCTGGAGCGATTACCCTGCAGTTTTCACGACCATTCCGATACGGGTGATCTGGTTCAACGCTGCTCTTCCGATGTCGAAACGATTCGAGTATTTCTTGCGTCACAAGTCGTCGAGATTGTGCGAGTTTCTCTCTTCCTACTCGTCGCTTTTCCGATCATGCTGTCCCAAGACCGACGGATGACAGCACTTTCGTTCTGTTTGATTCCGATGATCATCTTTTTTGCCGTTCAATTCTTTCGCAAGGTTCGAGCTCTTTTCCAGCAGGTCGATGAAGCCGAAGGACGACTCACCACCGTGTTGCAGGAGAACCTTACCGGAATTCGCGTCGTACGAGCCTTCGCTCGGCAGGAATTTGAGACGAGCAAATTCTTGCAGCGCAATGGGGAATTTCGAGATTTGGAATACCGTTTGTTTCTTGCGTTGACGAATTATTGGACGTTGTCAGATGTGCTCGTTTTCGCACAGCTTGGACTGGTCTTGATCGGGGGCGCTTATTTTGTCGCGGAAGGTCAGATGACGTTAGGTACGTGGGTTCTATTTTGGTGGTTAGTCCGCACCATCATTTGGCCCGTGCGACATATTGGACGTGTCTTGGCTGATACGGGTAAGGCAACCGTTTCGATCGGCCGTATTAAAGAGATATTAATGGCAGAGCCAGAGAGCGATGAAGCGAAGACCGATCAACCCGTTGAGGGATTGATCGAGGTCCGGAATCTGACGTTCAGTTACGACGAAGGTCGTAAGGCCTTGAGCGATTTGACGATCACGATCCAGCAAGGTGAGACGATCGCATTACTCGGACCGCCCGGTGCAGGTAAGTCGACGTTTGTGAATCTCTTGGTCCGACTTTATGATTACCAGCAAGGCTCAATCAAGATTGGCGGTCGTGAATTAAACACGATCAACCGGGATTCCCTGCGTGGGGCATTTGGGATGGTGCTCCAGGATCCATTCTTGTACTCAAAAACAGTACGTGAAAATGTCGTGATTGGTCGCAGTGCCGCAGCTGATCACGAGGTGGAGGAGTCGGCGCAAGCCGCAGATATTCATGAAAATATCTGTGGTTTCGCAGAAGGGTATGGAACCAAGGTCGGCGAACGGGGTGTCACCCTTTCTGGAGGGCAACGACAGCGGCTGGCAATCGCTCGAGCTCTGCTGAAAAACCCCGCTTTCCTTGTGATGGACGACAGCTTGAGCGCCGTGGACACAAAGACCGAGGCGCACATCTTACGATCCCTTGCCAATCGACGAGGAAATCAAACGACAATTCTCATCGCGCATCGACTTTCATCAACCCGTCTGGCCGACCGTATTCTGGTCTTTGACCACGGTCGACTCGTCCAACAAGGCAGCCACGATCAGCTGCTGTTAGAAGACGGTGCTTATCGTCGCCTGTGGAGGATACAAGGGACCCTCGAAGAGGAAATGGCCAAGGATTTGTCGGGAGGCAAGCGACGATGA